A stretch of Nonomuraea africana DNA encodes these proteins:
- a CDS encoding beta-galactosidase, with the protein MRDGIAFGGDYNPEQWPREVQEEDIALMREAGVNLVSLGMFSWVLMEPGEGRFEFGWLDEIVDRLHAAGIAVNLATPTAVPPAWFVRRHPDALPVNREGVRIGFGGRQSACSSSPDFIAATSRLVTALAGHYKDHPAVVMWHVHNEYGAPLGECYCEHSVRAWREWLRRTYRDLSGLNDAWGTTFWGQRYTDWEEIDAPRANHTAVNPAQRLDYARFSDEQHRAHYALQRDLIRQVSDLPVTTNFAGTVNCKSTDLWQWAREVDVVANDHYLSAEKPDNHIELAMSADLARSVAGGRPWLLMEHSTAAVNWQPRNIAKRPGEMRRNSLAHVARGSDSVMFFQIRASRFGAEKFHSAVIPHAGTDTRQWRDVVALGAEVRALAEVAGSGVAAEVAVVWDWESWWALELDWRPSVDVTFRERVDAFYEALWREHVTVDFVHPAADLSGYRLVVAPSSYLLTEASAKNLHRYVESGGHLLASFFSGIVDARDTIHPGAFPGALREVLGLSVEEFHPLREDERVALSCGLPGRIWSERVRPAGARPLRVFADGPDAGHPALTRHDLGAGSAWYLATAPVTGLRELLAEVLDHARVARPRDLPDDLELVRRGGHVFLINHGDSPVTVAGVSGVNLLDGGVHDGSCTVPAGAVAVVRES; encoded by the coding sequence ATGCGTGACGGGATTGCGTTCGGGGGCGACTACAACCCCGAGCAGTGGCCGCGAGAGGTGCAGGAGGAGGACATCGCCCTCATGCGCGAGGCCGGGGTGAACCTGGTCAGTCTCGGGATGTTCTCCTGGGTGTTGATGGAGCCGGGCGAGGGCCGCTTCGAGTTCGGCTGGCTGGACGAGATCGTCGACCGGCTGCACGCGGCGGGCATCGCGGTGAATCTGGCGACGCCGACGGCCGTGCCGCCCGCGTGGTTCGTCAGGAGGCATCCGGACGCCCTGCCGGTGAACCGCGAGGGCGTGCGCATCGGGTTCGGCGGCCGGCAGAGCGCCTGCTCGAGCTCCCCCGACTTCATCGCGGCCACGTCGCGGCTGGTCACCGCGCTCGCGGGCCACTACAAGGATCATCCGGCGGTGGTGATGTGGCACGTGCACAACGAGTACGGCGCGCCGCTCGGCGAGTGCTACTGCGAGCACAGCGTGCGCGCCTGGCGCGAGTGGCTTCGCCGTACATATCGGGATTTGTCGGGGTTGAACGACGCCTGGGGGACCACGTTCTGGGGGCAGCGGTACACCGACTGGGAGGAGATCGACGCGCCCAGGGCCAACCACACGGCGGTCAACCCGGCCCAGCGCCTCGACTACGCGCGCTTCAGCGACGAGCAGCACCGCGCGCACTACGCCCTGCAGCGCGACCTCATCCGCCAGGTGTCGGACCTGCCGGTGACGACGAACTTCGCCGGGACCGTCAACTGCAAGTCGACCGACCTCTGGCAGTGGGCGCGCGAGGTCGACGTGGTCGCCAACGACCACTACCTGTCGGCCGAGAAGCCGGACAACCACATCGAGCTGGCCATGTCGGCCGACCTCGCCAGGTCGGTGGCGGGCGGCAGGCCGTGGCTGCTGATGGAGCACTCCACCGCGGCGGTCAACTGGCAGCCCCGCAACATCGCCAAGCGCCCCGGCGAGATGCGGCGCAACAGCCTGGCGCACGTGGCGCGCGGGTCGGACAGCGTCATGTTCTTCCAGATCAGGGCCTCGCGGTTCGGCGCGGAGAAGTTCCACTCGGCGGTGATCCCGCACGCGGGCACCGACACGCGGCAGTGGCGCGACGTGGTCGCCCTGGGCGCCGAGGTCCGGGCGCTGGCGGAGGTCGCGGGCAGCGGGGTCGCCGCCGAGGTTGCCGTGGTGTGGGACTGGGAGTCGTGGTGGGCGCTGGAGCTCGACTGGCGGCCCTCGGTCGACGTGACCTTCCGCGAGCGGGTCGACGCCTTCTACGAGGCGCTGTGGCGTGAGCACGTCACCGTGGACTTCGTCCACCCGGCCGCCGACCTGTCGGGCTACCGGCTCGTGGTGGCGCCCAGCTCCTATCTGCTGACCGAGGCGTCGGCGAAGAACCTGCACCGCTACGTCGAGTCGGGCGGGCACCTGCTGGCCTCGTTCTTCTCCGGCATCGTGGACGCCCGCGACACCATCCACCCCGGCGCCTTCCCCGGCGCGCTGCGCGAGGTCCTCGGCCTGTCGGTGGAGGAGTTCCACCCGCTGCGCGAGGACGAGCGCGTGGCCCTGTCCTGCGGCCTGCCGGGAAGGATCTGGTCGGAGCGGGTCAGGCCCGCCGGGGCGCGTCCCCTTCGCGTCTTCGCCGACGGCCCCGACGCGGGGCATCCCGCGCTCACCCGCCACGACCTCGGCGCGGGCAGCGCCTGGTACCTGGCCACCGCGCCGGTCACCGGGCTGCGCGAGCTGCTGGCCGAGGTCCTGGACCACGCGCGCGTCGCCCGCCCCCGCGACCTGCCCGACGACCTGGAGCTGGTACGGCGGGGCGGGCACGTCTTCCTGATCAACCACGGCGACTCCCCCGTCACCGTTGCGGGGGTGAGCGGCGTGAACCTGCTCGACGGCGGCGTCCACGACGGATCCTGCACCGTCCCCGCGGGAGCCGTGGC
- a CDS encoding aminoglycoside 6-adenylyltransferase — protein sequence MFTEDRRRHVRALLLDRARADQRVTGAALTGSAARDAEDRWSDVDLFLGVTSVEEVLRDWTAFVYGELGALHHFDLRSGTATYRAFLLADLLEVGPWPGHRLRQGRGPAASRGHRRPRRDAGARPRSGRAQARPARGHPRPARRGP from the coding sequence GTGTTCACCGAAGATCGCCGCCGCCACGTCCGCGCCCTGCTCCTGGACCGGGCCCGCGCCGACCAGCGCGTCACGGGCGCCGCCCTGACCGGCTCGGCGGCCCGCGACGCCGAGGACCGCTGGTCGGACGTCGACCTCTTCCTCGGGGTGACCTCCGTGGAGGAGGTCCTGCGCGACTGGACCGCCTTCGTCTACGGGGAGCTGGGCGCGCTGCACCACTTCGACCTGCGCTCGGGCACCGCCACCTACCGCGCCTTCCTGCTGGCGGACCTGCTGGAGGTGGGTCCTTGGCCTGGCCACCGCCTACGCCAAGGGCGCGGACCGGCTGCCAGCCGAGGTCACCGACGTCCTCGGCGAGACGCTGGTGCGCGCCCTCGATCCGGCCGAGCTCAGGCGCGCCCTGCGCGCGGCCACCCGCGCCCTGCTCGGCGAGGTCCGTGA
- a CDS encoding LacI family DNA-binding transcriptional regulator, whose amino-acid sequence MKRPTIHDVAAAAGVSRGTVSRVLNGDKYVSAAARAATERAIAETGYVVNRAARSLVTQKTGSVVMVLSDPHEKIFEDPNYSVLIRTAVRRLAERDVSLVMMMAGDDGDRQRVIRYVKGGHADGVFLVSTHAGDPLVGALGTDVPVVAQGAVIGWENVIPYAAADERLGARQMASYLVEQGRRRIAMITGPMDTPGGTQRLEGFADVLGRKASKRLIAHGDWSRASGERAMTELLERSPDLDAVFVASDLMAAGALAALRAAGRRVPDDVAVGGFDDSSVAVSTHPPLTTIRQPLARVAEETVSLLLALIDGATDVEPVILPTELVIRESA is encoded by the coding sequence GTGAAGCGTCCCACCATCCACGACGTCGCCGCCGCCGCGGGAGTCTCCCGCGGCACGGTGTCGCGCGTGCTGAACGGCGACAAGTACGTCAGCGCGGCGGCCCGCGCGGCCACCGAGAGGGCGATCGCCGAGACCGGCTACGTCGTCAACCGCGCCGCGCGCAGCCTGGTCACGCAGAAGACCGGCTCGGTGGTCATGGTGCTGTCCGACCCGCACGAGAAGATCTTCGAGGACCCCAACTACAGCGTCCTCATCCGTACGGCGGTGCGCCGCCTGGCCGAACGCGACGTCTCGCTCGTCATGATGATGGCCGGAGACGACGGCGACAGGCAGCGGGTGATCCGCTACGTCAAGGGCGGTCACGCCGACGGGGTCTTCCTCGTCTCCACCCACGCGGGCGACCCCCTCGTCGGCGCGCTCGGCACGGACGTTCCCGTCGTGGCCCAGGGCGCGGTCATCGGCTGGGAGAACGTCATCCCCTACGCCGCGGCCGACGAGCGCCTCGGCGCCCGTCAGATGGCCTCCTACCTCGTCGAGCAGGGACGCAGGCGCATCGCGATGATCACCGGCCCCATGGACACCCCCGGCGGCACGCAACGCCTCGAGGGCTTCGCCGACGTGCTCGGCCGCAAGGCGTCCAAGCGGCTCATCGCCCACGGCGACTGGTCGCGCGCCAGCGGCGAGCGGGCGATGACCGAACTCCTCGAGCGCTCTCCCGATCTCGACGCCGTCTTCGTCGCCTCCGACCTGATGGCCGCCGGAGCCCTGGCGGCGCTGCGGGCGGCGGGGCGCCGGGTCCCCGACGACGTCGCGGTCGGCGGTTTCGACGACTCCTCCGTCGCCGTCTCCACCCACCCGCCTCTCACCACCATCCGCCAGCCGCTGGCCAGGGTGGCGGAGGAGACGGTCAGCCTGCTGCTGGCGCTGATCGACGGGGCGACGGACGTCGAGCCGGTGATACTGCCGACGGAGCTGGTCATCCGCGAGTCCGCCTGA
- a CDS encoding carbohydrate ABC transporter permease — protein sequence MTRRLAPTGLLLLGAIYCLFPVSWVLVAATKSPAELFTTSTLTPGTGLLSNIEELFAYREGVFWLWMANTLLYAGGGALLSTAVSAVSGFALAKYRFPGRNAIFNLLIGGILVPAVVLAIPQYLLFSRVGLADTYWAVLLPQILHPYSIYLARIYATAAIPDSLLEAGRLDGAGEWRLMSRVAIPLMVPGMVTIFLFQFVAIWNNFLLPFIMLGDDGKFPLTVGLYTLLAAGANQPTLYNLILTGALLSIVPLIALFLTMQRYWRTDLSSGAVK from the coding sequence ATGACCAGGCGCCTGGCGCCGACAGGGCTGCTGCTCCTGGGCGCGATCTACTGCCTGTTCCCGGTGAGCTGGGTCCTGGTGGCGGCCACCAAGTCGCCCGCCGAGCTGTTCACCACCTCCACCCTGACGCCCGGCACGGGGCTGCTGTCGAACATCGAGGAGCTCTTCGCCTACCGCGAAGGGGTGTTCTGGCTGTGGATGGCCAATACCCTGCTCTACGCGGGCGGCGGCGCGCTGCTGTCGACCGCGGTCAGCGCGGTCTCCGGATTCGCCCTGGCGAAGTACCGCTTCCCGGGCCGCAACGCGATCTTCAACCTGCTCATCGGCGGCATCCTGGTCCCCGCCGTCGTGCTGGCGATCCCGCAGTACCTGCTCTTCTCCCGGGTCGGCCTGGCCGACACCTACTGGGCGGTGCTGCTACCGCAGATCCTGCACCCTTACAGCATCTACCTGGCCCGCATCTACGCCACCGCGGCCATCCCCGACTCGCTGCTGGAGGCGGGCAGGCTCGACGGCGCGGGGGAGTGGCGGCTGATGAGCAGGGTGGCGATCCCGCTCATGGTGCCCGGCATGGTGACCATCTTCCTGTTCCAGTTCGTGGCGATCTGGAACAACTTCCTGCTGCCGTTCATCATGCTCGGCGACGACGGCAAGTTCCCACTCACCGTCGGCCTCTACACCCTGCTCGCGGCGGGGGCCAACCAGCCCACCCTCTACAACCTGATCCTGACCGGCGCGCTGCTGTCGATCGTCCCCTTGATCGCGCTGTTCCTGACGATGCAGCGATACTGGAGGACCGACCTGTCCTCCGGAGCCGTCAAGTGA
- a CDS encoding carbohydrate ABC transporter permease, producing MNRRVKAAPYLFLTPAIVLFTLFLAVPIGYTVYLSMRRVKVSGLGLGKGARQEIFVGLDNLAAAVTDGELWAGWLRVLGYGALVLVVMLGLALLFALLLDSAHVRLARFSRIAIFLPYAVPGVAATLLWGFLYLPSLSPFGLGFLSASAVTFSMANIAVWGGVGFNMLVLYTTLRAIPRELYEAARIDGATETQIALRVKIPILVPAIILTTVFSVIATIQVFTEPTTLRPLTNAISSTWSPLMKVYRDAFVTGDLYSAAATSIVIAAVSLVLSFGFLRVVRGHAFGEES from the coding sequence ATGAACCGACGCGTCAAGGCCGCGCCGTACCTCTTCCTGACACCCGCGATCGTCCTGTTCACGCTCTTCCTCGCGGTGCCCATCGGCTACACCGTGTACCTGTCCATGCGCCGGGTGAAGGTCTCGGGGCTCGGGCTCGGGAAGGGGGCGCGCCAGGAGATCTTCGTCGGCCTGGACAACCTGGCCGCCGCCGTCACCGACGGCGAGCTCTGGGCGGGCTGGCTGCGCGTGCTGGGGTACGGCGCGCTGGTGCTGGTCGTGATGCTGGGCCTGGCCCTGCTGTTCGCGCTCCTGCTCGACTCCGCCCACGTACGGCTGGCCAGGTTCTCGCGGATCGCGATCTTCCTTCCCTACGCGGTTCCCGGCGTGGCCGCCACCCTGCTGTGGGGCTTCCTCTACCTGCCCTCGCTCAGCCCCTTCGGGCTCGGCTTCCTCAGCGCGTCGGCCGTGACCTTCTCCATGGCCAACATCGCCGTATGGGGCGGGGTCGGCTTCAACATGCTCGTCCTCTACACCACGCTGCGCGCCATCCCGCGCGAGCTGTACGAGGCGGCCCGGATCGACGGCGCCACCGAGACGCAGATCGCGCTCCGGGTCAAGATCCCCATCCTGGTCCCCGCGATCATCCTGACCACGGTCTTCTCGGTCATCGCGACCATCCAGGTCTTCACCGAGCCGACCACGCTGCGGCCGCTCACCAACGCCATCAGCTCGACCTGGAGCCCGCTCATGAAGGTCTACCGCGACGCGTTCGTCACCGGCGACCTCTACTCGGCCGCCGCCACCTCGATCGTCATCGCGGCCGTCTCGCTCGTGCTGTCGTTCGGCTTCCTGCGCGTGGTGCGCGGGCACGCCTTCGGGGAGGAGTCATGA
- a CDS encoding ABC transporter substrate-binding protein: protein MRTKLLGVAALVVTLAAAGCAAPEAAPQAAPASDAAQATPQGPVKLTYWTWAPNMDKIVAVWNQEHPDIQVTVSKQAGGDDAAAKFLTAAKAGNPPDLVQAEYQHLPSFIAADAVADLKAAAGAAQPEFSEGVWGQVTLGTAAVYAIPQDSGPMMLFYRKDLFEKYGIAVPKTWQEYAEAARKVRKQDPDVFLGTFSSKDPGAFTGLAQQAGARWWAIEGEAWRVNVADEPTTRVADFWGGLVKEGVIDGMPYFTPEWNKALNDGKLLTWPSAIWAPGALSSNAPKAKGKWAAAPLPQWRAGENHSGFWGGSSVAVAASSKHQAAAARFAVWLNTDPKAVELLVKEAAIYPASAKGQQALTEAPDYFSTQPDFWQQAATVAAGARGFTFGPNVGVTYNAFKDSFDKAVQARSSFSDAVRAMQETTVADMRKSGFQIAP, encoded by the coding sequence ATGCGTACAAAACTCCTCGGTGTGGCCGCGCTCGTGGTCACCCTGGCGGCGGCGGGCTGCGCCGCGCCCGAAGCCGCCCCCCAAGCTGCTCCTGCCTCGGACGCGGCCCAGGCGACCCCTCAGGGCCCGGTGAAGCTCACCTACTGGACCTGGGCCCCCAACATGGACAAGATCGTCGCGGTCTGGAACCAGGAGCACCCCGACATCCAGGTCACCGTCAGCAAGCAGGCCGGCGGCGACGACGCGGCCGCCAAGTTCCTCACCGCCGCCAAGGCGGGCAACCCGCCCGACCTGGTGCAGGCCGAGTACCAGCACCTGCCCTCGTTCATCGCCGCCGACGCGGTCGCCGATCTCAAGGCGGCGGCCGGAGCGGCCCAGCCGGAGTTCTCCGAGGGCGTGTGGGGGCAGGTCACGCTCGGCACCGCCGCCGTCTACGCGATTCCGCAGGACAGCGGCCCGATGATGCTCTTCTACCGCAAGGACCTGTTCGAGAAGTACGGCATCGCCGTGCCGAAGACCTGGCAGGAGTACGCCGAGGCCGCGCGCAAGGTGCGCAAGCAGGACCCGGACGTCTTCCTCGGCACCTTCTCCAGCAAGGACCCCGGCGCCTTCACCGGCCTGGCCCAGCAGGCGGGCGCGCGGTGGTGGGCGATCGAGGGCGAGGCATGGCGGGTGAACGTCGCCGACGAGCCCACCACGAGGGTCGCCGACTTCTGGGGCGGCCTGGTGAAGGAGGGCGTCATCGACGGCATGCCGTACTTCACCCCCGAATGGAACAAGGCGCTCAACGACGGCAAGCTGCTCACCTGGCCGTCGGCGATCTGGGCGCCGGGCGCGCTGTCGAGCAACGCGCCCAAGGCCAAGGGCAAGTGGGCCGCCGCGCCGCTGCCGCAGTGGAGGGCGGGCGAGAACCACAGCGGTTTCTGGGGCGGCTCGTCGGTCGCCGTCGCGGCCTCGTCGAAGCACCAGGCCGCCGCCGCGCGGTTCGCCGTCTGGCTCAACACCGACCCCAAGGCCGTCGAGCTGCTCGTCAAGGAGGCCGCGATCTACCCCGCGTCCGCCAAGGGGCAGCAGGCGCTGACCGAGGCGCCCGACTACTTCTCCACCCAGCCCGACTTCTGGCAGCAGGCCGCCACTGTCGCCGCCGGAGCCCGCGGCTTCACCTTCGGCCCGAACGTCGGCGTCACCTACAACGCCTTCAAGGACTCCTTCGACAAGGCCGTGCAGGCCAGGTCGTCCTTCTCCGACGCCGTGCGCGCCATGCAGGAGACGACGGTCGCCGACATGCGCAAGTCCGGTTTCCAGATCGCGCCATGA